CAGGGTGCCCGGTGGGCTGACCGCACCCCTCCCGACATCCAGGCCACAGCTCTGAACTGTAGAGGTACCGGATTCCGGCACTTCCGCCAGTCACGTGGCCGCAGTAAATTTCGGCTGCCATAGGCGCGATTTCGGCAACCGGGGATCGCCCCTTACTGTTTTGCTCTTCCCCAGCCATGCCGGAGAAGTAGACCAGAGAATCGGAAGCTTCTTTGGGTCTCCCCTGGGGGGATAGCCGCCTTGGCCGCACCACCCATCCAAAAACCTGAACCCGATATGGAGACCTCATTGCCGAACCACTTGCCGCGTCTTGCCGCCGCCGAGCGTGACCAGCTCGCCACCCCCACCGACGTGGCCGCCTACCTCGGGGTGCCGGTGAAGACGCTCTACCAGTGGAAGTACCGGGGCACCGGCCCCAGCGTCCACAAGGTCGGCCGTCACCTGCGCTACCGCTGGCGGGAGGTGGACACGTGGCTGGATGCCCAGACGTCGTACGACCTCACGGTCTGACCCCGCGTCCGGCGCGGCCAACGAAGCGGCCCCCGGCGCGCCAACGCCGAGGGCCGAAGTATTCCCAACTGATCGCCCATCCCTGAACGAACGAGCGGGTGAGGGGCAGGACCTTGCCCGTCCTGCCCCCACCGGAGAGGAA
This DNA window, taken from Streptomyces sp. NBC_00663, encodes the following:
- a CDS encoding helix-turn-helix transcriptional regulator, translated to METSLPNHLPRLAAAERDQLATPTDVAAYLGVPVKTLYQWKYRGTGPSVHKVGRHLRYRWREVDTWLDAQTSYDLTV